The Athene noctua chromosome 3, bAthNoc1.hap1.1, whole genome shotgun sequence genome includes a region encoding these proteins:
- the HDAC10 gene encoding polyamine deacetylase HDAC10 isoform X1 → MASGTALIYDEEMTTHKLLWSDPVCDIEVPERLSSSYEQLKCYHLVERCVRVPVREASEEEILLVHSSEHLEVAKSTQTMNEEELKRVSGNYDAFFFHQNTYRCARLAVGATLQLVDAVMSGKVCNGMALVRPPGHHSQRNAANGFCLFNNVAIAAEYAKLKYGLKRILIVDWDVHHGQGTQYIFEEDPSVLYFSWHRYEHQQFWPSLTESDYDAVGLGKGKGFNINLPWNKVGMGNSDYLAVFFHVLLPAAFEFDPELVIVSSGYDSGIGDPEGQMNATPEVFAHLTHFLMQLANGKLCVILEGGYHLKSLSESVCMTVKTLLGDPVPEITGEMAPCLSAVESIQNVRAAHKPYWKWLMYEDTSFIQNLSTKSHTLKKADPSPSTEHESKISNNNETVKVEKFLELHMKNILFPVPHIRTATSDSKGSAHLLPVPVHLVKELDKTEIKAFVSGLYADLVKEDKTLLSLGSMLAILDKILKKEVCNGIAQSPTASVSVAVALRHSVRFGFQRVLCVFVGDMQIIPNTDDGKILMIHICEKEQSGKTSSKHYIPLNWKEDAEGNDFFSAVLGFILPVAYSYRPDLTVIGIGPNRSLGISGIFLLFTLLQGLAESRILAVIEDKEINLMQSVAKALVGASTPNFGTYVPPSQEKANKIKILRDQFQQQWKMLQCSVKEGISRN, encoded by the exons ATGGCTTCAGGAACAGCACTGATTTACGATGAGGAGATGACCACTCATAAACTACTTTGGAGTGA tcCTGTTTGTGATATTGAAGTGCCAGAAAGACTGTCATCCTCCTATGAGCAGCTTAAATGTTACCATCTTGTGGAAAGATGTGTCCGTGTACCTGTCAGAGAAGCAAGTGAGGAGGAGATCCTGTTAGTTCACAG TTCAGAACACTTGGAAGTGGCGAAAAGCACACAGACAATGAATGAAGAGGAACTGAAAAGAGTCTCTGGAAattatgatgcttttttttttcatcag AACACTTACCGCTGTGCCAGACTAGCAGTAGGAGCAACTTTGCAGCTGGTGGACGCTGTGATGTCAGGAAAAGTGTGCAATGGAATGGCATTAGTAAG ACCTCCAGGTCACCACAGCCAGAGAAATGCAGCTAATGGGTTCTGTTTGTTTAACAATGTTGCTATTGCAGCAGAATATGCAAAACTGAAATATGGTCTAAAGAG AATCCTAATTGTTGACTGGGATGTGCACCACGGGCAAGGAACTCAGTATATATTTGAAGAAGATCCAAG tgttttgtatttttcctgGCATCGCTATGAACATCAGCAATTCTGGCCATCACTCACAGAGTCTGATTATGATGCTGTGGGTctaggaaaaggaaaaggttttaaCATAAATTTGCCTTGGAATAAG GTTGGGATGGGAAATTCGGATTATCTTGCTGTGTTTTTCCATGTGTTGCTTCCAGCGGCTTTTGAG TTTGATCCGGAACTTGTTATTGTCTCCTCTGGATATGATTCTGGAATTGGAGACCCTGAA GGTCAGATGAATGCCACTCCTGAGGTTTTTGCCCACCTTACCCACTTCCTTATGCAGTTAGCTAATGGAAAGCTGTGTGTCATCCTAGAG gGTGGTTACCACTTAAAGTCATTGTCTGAATCAGTATGCATGACTGTAAAAACTTTGCTTGGAGATCCTGTACCTGAAATAACTGGAGAAATGGCACCTTGCCTAAG TGCTGTTGAATCTATTCAAAATGTGAGAGCAGCACATAAACCCTACTGGAAATGGTTGATGTATGAAG ataCATCATTTATACAAAATTTGAGCACCAAATCACACACACTAAAGAAGGCTGATCCAAGTCCCTCCACAGAACATGAATCTAAGATAAGTAACAACAATGAAACTGTCAAAGTAGAAAAGTTTTTGGAACTGCAcatgaaaaatattctatttccaGTGCCTCACATCAGAACAGCAACATCTGACTCTAAAGGTTCAGCACATTTGCTCCCTGTACCTGTTCATTTGGTGAAGGAATTggacaaaactgaaataaaagcttttgtcAG tggCCTTTATGCAGACCTTGTGAAAGAGGACAAAACTTTGCTCTCTCTTGGCAGTATGTTGGCCATCCTAGATAAAATACTTAAGAAGGAG gtGTGCAATGGGATTGCACAGTCACCCACagcttctgtttctgttgctgttgcACTAAGACATTCTGTTCGCTTTGGATTTCAAAG agtgCTTTGTGTATTTGTTGGAGACATGCAAATCATACCAAACACAGATGATGG GAAAATACTCATGATACATATTTGTGAGAAAGAACAGTCTGGAAAGACCAGCTCCAAACACTATATTCCTCTAAATTGGAAAGAG GATGCTGAAGGAAATGACTTCTTTTCTGCTGTACTTGGATTCATTCTTCCTGTAGCATATAGTTATCGACCTGACTTGACAGTAATCGGTATTGGACCAAACAGGAGCCTTGGAATAAGtggaatttttctgctttttactttACTACAAGGATTAGCTGAGTCTCGAATTCTAGCAGTGATTGAG gACAAAGAGATAAATTTAATGCAAAGTGTAGCCAAAGCATTAGTGGGTGCTTCTACACCTAACTTTGGAACTTATGTACCTCCTAGccaagaaaaagcaaataaaataaaaatattaagagacCAGTTTCAGCAGCAATGGAAAATGCTTCAGTGTTCAG TAAAGGAGGGTATTTCAAGAAATTGA
- the HDAC10 gene encoding polyamine deacetylase HDAC10 isoform X2, with protein sequence MASGTALIYDEEMTTHKLLWSDPVCDIEVPERLSSSYEQLKCYHLVERCVRVPVREASEEEILLVHSSEHLEVAKSTQTMNEEELKRVSGNYDAFFFHQNTYRCARLAVGATLQLVDAVMSGKVCNGMALVRPPGHHSQRNAANGFCLFNNVAIAAEYAKLKYGLKRILIVDWDVHHGQGTQYIFEEDPSVLYFSWHRYEHQQFWPSLTESDYDAVGLGKGKGFNINLPWNKVGMGNSDYLAVFFHVLLPAAFEFDPELVIVSSGYDSGIGDPEGGYHLKSLSESVCMTVKTLLGDPVPEITGEMAPCLSAVESIQNVRAAHKPYWKWLMYEDTSFIQNLSTKSHTLKKADPSPSTEHESKISNNNETVKVEKFLELHMKNILFPVPHIRTATSDSKGSAHLLPVPVHLVKELDKTEIKAFVSGLYADLVKEDKTLLSLGSMLAILDKILKKEVCNGIAQSPTASVSVAVALRHSVRFGFQRVLCVFVGDMQIIPNTDDGKILMIHICEKEQSGKTSSKHYIPLNWKEDAEGNDFFSAVLGFILPVAYSYRPDLTVIGIGPNRSLGISGIFLLFTLLQGLAESRILAVIEDKEINLMQSVAKALVGASTPNFGTYVPPSQEKANKIKILRDQFQQQWKMLQCSVKEGISRN encoded by the exons ATGGCTTCAGGAACAGCACTGATTTACGATGAGGAGATGACCACTCATAAACTACTTTGGAGTGA tcCTGTTTGTGATATTGAAGTGCCAGAAAGACTGTCATCCTCCTATGAGCAGCTTAAATGTTACCATCTTGTGGAAAGATGTGTCCGTGTACCTGTCAGAGAAGCAAGTGAGGAGGAGATCCTGTTAGTTCACAG TTCAGAACACTTGGAAGTGGCGAAAAGCACACAGACAATGAATGAAGAGGAACTGAAAAGAGTCTCTGGAAattatgatgcttttttttttcatcag AACACTTACCGCTGTGCCAGACTAGCAGTAGGAGCAACTTTGCAGCTGGTGGACGCTGTGATGTCAGGAAAAGTGTGCAATGGAATGGCATTAGTAAG ACCTCCAGGTCACCACAGCCAGAGAAATGCAGCTAATGGGTTCTGTTTGTTTAACAATGTTGCTATTGCAGCAGAATATGCAAAACTGAAATATGGTCTAAAGAG AATCCTAATTGTTGACTGGGATGTGCACCACGGGCAAGGAACTCAGTATATATTTGAAGAAGATCCAAG tgttttgtatttttcctgGCATCGCTATGAACATCAGCAATTCTGGCCATCACTCACAGAGTCTGATTATGATGCTGTGGGTctaggaaaaggaaaaggttttaaCATAAATTTGCCTTGGAATAAG GTTGGGATGGGAAATTCGGATTATCTTGCTGTGTTTTTCCATGTGTTGCTTCCAGCGGCTTTTGAG TTTGATCCGGAACTTGTTATTGTCTCCTCTGGATATGATTCTGGAATTGGAGACCCTGAA gGTGGTTACCACTTAAAGTCATTGTCTGAATCAGTATGCATGACTGTAAAAACTTTGCTTGGAGATCCTGTACCTGAAATAACTGGAGAAATGGCACCTTGCCTAAG TGCTGTTGAATCTATTCAAAATGTGAGAGCAGCACATAAACCCTACTGGAAATGGTTGATGTATGAAG ataCATCATTTATACAAAATTTGAGCACCAAATCACACACACTAAAGAAGGCTGATCCAAGTCCCTCCACAGAACATGAATCTAAGATAAGTAACAACAATGAAACTGTCAAAGTAGAAAAGTTTTTGGAACTGCAcatgaaaaatattctatttccaGTGCCTCACATCAGAACAGCAACATCTGACTCTAAAGGTTCAGCACATTTGCTCCCTGTACCTGTTCATTTGGTGAAGGAATTggacaaaactgaaataaaagcttttgtcAG tggCCTTTATGCAGACCTTGTGAAAGAGGACAAAACTTTGCTCTCTCTTGGCAGTATGTTGGCCATCCTAGATAAAATACTTAAGAAGGAG gtGTGCAATGGGATTGCACAGTCACCCACagcttctgtttctgttgctgttgcACTAAGACATTCTGTTCGCTTTGGATTTCAAAG agtgCTTTGTGTATTTGTTGGAGACATGCAAATCATACCAAACACAGATGATGG GAAAATACTCATGATACATATTTGTGAGAAAGAACAGTCTGGAAAGACCAGCTCCAAACACTATATTCCTCTAAATTGGAAAGAG GATGCTGAAGGAAATGACTTCTTTTCTGCTGTACTTGGATTCATTCTTCCTGTAGCATATAGTTATCGACCTGACTTGACAGTAATCGGTATTGGACCAAACAGGAGCCTTGGAATAAGtggaatttttctgctttttactttACTACAAGGATTAGCTGAGTCTCGAATTCTAGCAGTGATTGAG gACAAAGAGATAAATTTAATGCAAAGTGTAGCCAAAGCATTAGTGGGTGCTTCTACACCTAACTTTGGAACTTATGTACCTCCTAGccaagaaaaagcaaataaaataaaaatattaagagacCAGTTTCAGCAGCAATGGAAAATGCTTCAGTGTTCAG TAAAGGAGGGTATTTCAAGAAATTGA
- the HDAC10 gene encoding polyamine deacetylase HDAC10 isoform X3 produces MASGTALIYDEEMTTHKLLWSDPVCDIEVPERLSSSYEQLKCYHLVERCVRVPVREASEEEILLVHSSEHLEVAKSTQTMNEEELKRVSGNYDAFFFHQNTYRCARLAVGATLQLVDAVMSGKVCNGMALVRPPGHHSQRNAANGFCLFNNVAIAAEYAKLKYGLKRILIVDWDVHHGQGTQYIFEEDPSVLYFSWHRYEHQQFWPSLTESDYDAVGLGKGKGFNINLPWNKVGMGNSDYLAVFFHVLLPAAFEFDPELVIVSSGYDSGIGDPEGQMNATPEVFAHLTHFLMQLANGKLCVILEGGYHLKSLSESVCMTVKTLLGDPVPEITGEMAPCLSGLYADLVKEDKTLLSLGSMLAILDKILKKEVCNGIAQSPTASVSVAVALRHSVRFGFQRVLCVFVGDMQIIPNTDDGKILMIHICEKEQSGKTSSKHYIPLNWKEDAEGNDFFSAVLGFILPVAYSYRPDLTVIGIGPNRSLGISGIFLLFTLLQGLAESRILAVIEDKEINLMQSVAKALVGASTPNFGTYVPPSQEKANKIKILRDQFQQQWKMLQCSVKEGISRN; encoded by the exons ATGGCTTCAGGAACAGCACTGATTTACGATGAGGAGATGACCACTCATAAACTACTTTGGAGTGA tcCTGTTTGTGATATTGAAGTGCCAGAAAGACTGTCATCCTCCTATGAGCAGCTTAAATGTTACCATCTTGTGGAAAGATGTGTCCGTGTACCTGTCAGAGAAGCAAGTGAGGAGGAGATCCTGTTAGTTCACAG TTCAGAACACTTGGAAGTGGCGAAAAGCACACAGACAATGAATGAAGAGGAACTGAAAAGAGTCTCTGGAAattatgatgcttttttttttcatcag AACACTTACCGCTGTGCCAGACTAGCAGTAGGAGCAACTTTGCAGCTGGTGGACGCTGTGATGTCAGGAAAAGTGTGCAATGGAATGGCATTAGTAAG ACCTCCAGGTCACCACAGCCAGAGAAATGCAGCTAATGGGTTCTGTTTGTTTAACAATGTTGCTATTGCAGCAGAATATGCAAAACTGAAATATGGTCTAAAGAG AATCCTAATTGTTGACTGGGATGTGCACCACGGGCAAGGAACTCAGTATATATTTGAAGAAGATCCAAG tgttttgtatttttcctgGCATCGCTATGAACATCAGCAATTCTGGCCATCACTCACAGAGTCTGATTATGATGCTGTGGGTctaggaaaaggaaaaggttttaaCATAAATTTGCCTTGGAATAAG GTTGGGATGGGAAATTCGGATTATCTTGCTGTGTTTTTCCATGTGTTGCTTCCAGCGGCTTTTGAG TTTGATCCGGAACTTGTTATTGTCTCCTCTGGATATGATTCTGGAATTGGAGACCCTGAA GGTCAGATGAATGCCACTCCTGAGGTTTTTGCCCACCTTACCCACTTCCTTATGCAGTTAGCTAATGGAAAGCTGTGTGTCATCCTAGAG gGTGGTTACCACTTAAAGTCATTGTCTGAATCAGTATGCATGACTGTAAAAACTTTGCTTGGAGATCCTGTACCTGAAATAACTGGAGAAATGGCACCTTGCCTAAG tggCCTTTATGCAGACCTTGTGAAAGAGGACAAAACTTTGCTCTCTCTTGGCAGTATGTTGGCCATCCTAGATAAAATACTTAAGAAGGAG gtGTGCAATGGGATTGCACAGTCACCCACagcttctgtttctgttgctgttgcACTAAGACATTCTGTTCGCTTTGGATTTCAAAG agtgCTTTGTGTATTTGTTGGAGACATGCAAATCATACCAAACACAGATGATGG GAAAATACTCATGATACATATTTGTGAGAAAGAACAGTCTGGAAAGACCAGCTCCAAACACTATATTCCTCTAAATTGGAAAGAG GATGCTGAAGGAAATGACTTCTTTTCTGCTGTACTTGGATTCATTCTTCCTGTAGCATATAGTTATCGACCTGACTTGACAGTAATCGGTATTGGACCAAACAGGAGCCTTGGAATAAGtggaatttttctgctttttactttACTACAAGGATTAGCTGAGTCTCGAATTCTAGCAGTGATTGAG gACAAAGAGATAAATTTAATGCAAAGTGTAGCCAAAGCATTAGTGGGTGCTTCTACACCTAACTTTGGAACTTATGTACCTCCTAGccaagaaaaagcaaataaaataaaaatattaagagacCAGTTTCAGCAGCAATGGAAAATGCTTCAGTGTTCAG TAAAGGAGGGTATTTCAAGAAATTGA
- the HDAC10 gene encoding polyamine deacetylase HDAC10 isoform X4 has translation MASGTALIYDEEMTTHKLLWSDPVCDIEVPERLSSSYEQLKCYHLVERCVRVPVREASEEEILLVHSSEHLEVAKSTQTMNEEELKRVSGNYDAFFFHQNTYRCARLAVGATLQLVDAVMSGKVCNGMALVRPPGHHSQRNAANGFCLFNNVAIAAEYAKLKYGLKRILIVDWDVHHGQGTQYIFEEDPSVLYFSWHRYEHQQFWPSLTESDYDAVGLGKGKGFNINLPWNKVGMGNSDYLAVFFHVLLPAAFEFDPELVIVSSGYDSGIGDPEGQMNATPEVFAHLTHFLMQLANGKLCVILEGGYHLKSLSESVCMTVKTLLGDPVPEITGEMAPCLSAVESIQNVRAAHKPYWKWLMYEDTSFIQNLSTKSHTLKKADPSPSTEHESKISNNNETVKVEKFLELHMKNILFPVPHIRTATSDSKGSAHLLPVPVHLVKELDKTEIKAFVSGLYADLVKEDKTLLSLGSMLAILDKILKKEVCNGIAQSPTASVSVAVALRHSVRFGFQRVLCVFVGDMQIIPNTDDGKILMIHICEKEQSGKTSSKHYIPLNWKEHIVIDLT, from the exons ATGGCTTCAGGAACAGCACTGATTTACGATGAGGAGATGACCACTCATAAACTACTTTGGAGTGA tcCTGTTTGTGATATTGAAGTGCCAGAAAGACTGTCATCCTCCTATGAGCAGCTTAAATGTTACCATCTTGTGGAAAGATGTGTCCGTGTACCTGTCAGAGAAGCAAGTGAGGAGGAGATCCTGTTAGTTCACAG TTCAGAACACTTGGAAGTGGCGAAAAGCACACAGACAATGAATGAAGAGGAACTGAAAAGAGTCTCTGGAAattatgatgcttttttttttcatcag AACACTTACCGCTGTGCCAGACTAGCAGTAGGAGCAACTTTGCAGCTGGTGGACGCTGTGATGTCAGGAAAAGTGTGCAATGGAATGGCATTAGTAAG ACCTCCAGGTCACCACAGCCAGAGAAATGCAGCTAATGGGTTCTGTTTGTTTAACAATGTTGCTATTGCAGCAGAATATGCAAAACTGAAATATGGTCTAAAGAG AATCCTAATTGTTGACTGGGATGTGCACCACGGGCAAGGAACTCAGTATATATTTGAAGAAGATCCAAG tgttttgtatttttcctgGCATCGCTATGAACATCAGCAATTCTGGCCATCACTCACAGAGTCTGATTATGATGCTGTGGGTctaggaaaaggaaaaggttttaaCATAAATTTGCCTTGGAATAAG GTTGGGATGGGAAATTCGGATTATCTTGCTGTGTTTTTCCATGTGTTGCTTCCAGCGGCTTTTGAG TTTGATCCGGAACTTGTTATTGTCTCCTCTGGATATGATTCTGGAATTGGAGACCCTGAA GGTCAGATGAATGCCACTCCTGAGGTTTTTGCCCACCTTACCCACTTCCTTATGCAGTTAGCTAATGGAAAGCTGTGTGTCATCCTAGAG gGTGGTTACCACTTAAAGTCATTGTCTGAATCAGTATGCATGACTGTAAAAACTTTGCTTGGAGATCCTGTACCTGAAATAACTGGAGAAATGGCACCTTGCCTAAG TGCTGTTGAATCTATTCAAAATGTGAGAGCAGCACATAAACCCTACTGGAAATGGTTGATGTATGAAG ataCATCATTTATACAAAATTTGAGCACCAAATCACACACACTAAAGAAGGCTGATCCAAGTCCCTCCACAGAACATGAATCTAAGATAAGTAACAACAATGAAACTGTCAAAGTAGAAAAGTTTTTGGAACTGCAcatgaaaaatattctatttccaGTGCCTCACATCAGAACAGCAACATCTGACTCTAAAGGTTCAGCACATTTGCTCCCTGTACCTGTTCATTTGGTGAAGGAATTggacaaaactgaaataaaagcttttgtcAG tggCCTTTATGCAGACCTTGTGAAAGAGGACAAAACTTTGCTCTCTCTTGGCAGTATGTTGGCCATCCTAGATAAAATACTTAAGAAGGAG gtGTGCAATGGGATTGCACAGTCACCCACagcttctgtttctgttgctgttgcACTAAGACATTCTGTTCGCTTTGGATTTCAAAG agtgCTTTGTGTATTTGTTGGAGACATGCAAATCATACCAAACACAGATGATGG GAAAATACTCATGATACATATTTGTGAGAAAGAACAGTCTGGAAAGACCAGCTCCAAACACTATATTCCTCTAAATTGGAAAGAG CATATAGTTATCGACCTGACTTGA
- the LOC141958706 gene encoding secreted frizzled-related protein 2-like gives MFLTAKILVFALSGFLRVTTGFDIGLSTKCVVIPKEMDMCHKIGYSEMRLPNLMGHTSMAEVILKSTTWQHLTHTDCHPHVRTFLCSLFAPICLDTFIHPCRSMCVAVRESCAPVLTCHGHPWPDSLDCDRFPADEDMCLASLTKEYKYLDKVLPKPACQTCPAVEEFFTHRRVLEVFCHSNFAVKVKLSKKRTVFGDREYNIECQVEFITQGSLLPYETQSMIQQWLLINENCTQRMTLTHRPMVYLFVGNIEEGIILVNQVYRWQRRDSQLTLATQKWRHHKCL, from the exons ATGTTCTTGACTGCAAAAATACTTGTTTTTGCTCTGAGTGGTTTCCTAAGAGTGACAACAGGCTTTGACATTGGATTATCCACGAAATGTGTAGTGATACCAAAGGAGATGGATATGTGCCACAAGATTGGGTACTCTGAAATGAGGCTTCCCAACCTGATGGGACACACAAGCATGGCAGAGGTTATCCTAAAATCCACCACCTGGCAGCACCTTACACACACGGACTGTCACCCTCACGTGAGGACATTCCTGTGCTCCCTGTTTGCACCCATCTGTTTAGATAC GTTTATCCATCCTTGCAGGAGTATGTGTGTTGCTGTCCGTGAGAGCTGCGCCCCTGTTCTCACCTGCCATGGACACCCCTGGCCTGACAGTCTGGACTGTGATCGATTCCCTGCGGATGAGGACATGTGCCTGGCATCTCTTACAAAGGAATATAAATACTTGGACAAAG TCCTACCAAAGCCTGCCTGCCAGACCTGCCCAGCAGTGGAGGAATTCTTTACACACAGAAGAGTTCTTGAAGTTTTCTGTCACAGTAACTTTG cagtgaAAGTAAAGCTGTCCAAGAAGAGAACAGTATTTGGTGACCGAGAGTATAACATCGAATGCCAAGTGGAATTCATTACCCAGGGCTCACTCTTGCCTTACGAAACTCAGAGTATGATACAACAGTGGCTGCTTATCAATGAAAACTGTACACAGAGGATGACTCTGACCCATCGTCCCATGGTATATCTCTTCGTGGGGAATATTGAAGAGGGCATCATTTTAGTAAACCAGGTTTATCGTTGGCAGAGGAGGGACTCTCAGCTGACTTTGGCCACTCAGAAGTGGAGACACCATAAATGCTTGTAA